In Klebsiella aerogenes, the DNA window TCTACGGTAAGGAGCCACAATGAACCCAGACCAGCTTTACCAGTTACTTCTCGGTCTTGTCACGTTGTTCGGCGGTATCTGGATCCGCCGCCTGCAGCTCGATATCCGCGATCTGGAAGAATCGGTTGACCGTATCAGAACCGAATACCAGCGCCGGGACGATGCCTCGCGTGATTACAGCCTGGTATCGGACAACATCCGGGACATCAAGAACTCACTGAACCGCATCCTCGACAAACTGGACAAGAAGGCAGACAGGACATGAAGGCCAGACAAAAGCGGCGGCAGCGTCGTATTACCACAGCAAACGTGACGCCGTCGGTCAGGCTGGCCAGCGATGACCCGTTAATGCTTCTGCAGCAGTTGCTGACGGAACAGCGCCGGCCGTTCTCCCCCGACATCATGCCGGAGCTGGAGAAAATATCCGGGGCGGTGATGCGTATCGATCGGCGTATTGATGCGATGGAAAGCCGGGTTATCCGTCAGGGTGCTATCTCCGGCGGGCTGACCGGGGCGCTGTCGGGCGGGCTGGTCGTGACGACCATTTCCTTAATCAAGGCCAAGATGGGGTTCTGATATGGCGCATCCGCCCGAGACAAGGGAAAAAGTACGGCGGCTTTATATTCAGAGCCAGCTGTCCCTGCAGATCGTTTCTTCGCAATGCGGCGTCAGTTTTGCGACGGCCGCCCGCTGGAAGAAAGACGCGCAGGACAGCGGCGACGACTGGGACAAGCTCCGTGCCGCGAACGTGCTGGCGGGTAATGGTATGGAGGACGTCGGCCGGGCCATCCTGATGGGGTTGCTGGTCCAGTATCAGACCACCATTGAACAGCTCAACGTTGATTCACAGCTGCCACCACAGGCCCGGGTTGAGCTGCTGGCCAGTCTCAGTGATGCCTTCAACAAAGCGACGGTGGCGAGCAAGCGCGTTTTGCCGGAGACCTCGCAACTGGCCACGGCAATGGAAGTGCTGACGATGCTCAGTACCTTCATCAGTGAAAAATACCCTAAGCATATGGAAGCCTTTGTCCAGGTGCTGGAACCCTTTGGTAATGAGGTGCAAAAACACTATGGCTGACAAATTAATCCGGGTGAATTCCCGCGTCAGCGTGATGGCCAGCCAGGTGGCTTACGTCATCGCGCCGGAGTTTAAGGATCGTATCGACGTTCACCTGCTCGATGGCCGCGTTGAAGAGCTGGAATACTCTATGCGTAACGAACGCTGGAGCGCTAAAGACCGCTTTGAACAGGCTGTTAACGACGCTTTAAAGGGGGAATAAATCATGTTTATTTCCGCCGTTGTGAAAAATGTGTCTCACGATCGCCTGTCTTTCATCTGCCCGGGCTGCGGTTTTCCCCATCAGGTGACCATTGGCCAGGGCGACGGCCCGCGCTGGGACTGGAGCCATGATTATGTTCGCCCGACTTTTAACCCCAGTATCCTGGTGACCTGGGAAGAGCCGAGCGATAACCCGGCATTTTTTGATGACCGGGCTAAGGACCAGCACCGTGTCTGTCACAGTTTTGTGCGCGATGGCCTTATCCAGTATCTGGCGGACTGCACGCACGAACTGGCCGGGCAGACGGTCCCGCTTTCGCGTATCGGGGAATAACTGTGGCGCGTAAAAAGAATGTCTCCCTGAACAAAAAGGAGTTTGAGGCCCAGCTCAACGAGCTGGCCGCATCGCTGCGCCGGTCCATCGAGGCGGAACAGGTCGGCTTTGACCCGTCTCAGGAGGCCGTCAATCAGCGCCGTGAGGCGGTCAGGGATCCGGTTAACGGCTTTCGTTACTTCGTGCAGAATTACTTCCCGCACTATATCCGCCATAAAGATGAGTCGGAGCTGCATAAGTTCCTGTTTCAGCGTCTGCCTGAAATCGTCACCTCGACCGTCAGTCAGCAGGATGCCATAGCGGCCCCGCGCGGTGAGGCCAAATCGACCATTGTCAGCCAGCTCTGTACGCTTTGGTGCATCATCCTGGAGCTGAAAAAATACCCGGTCATCATCATGGACAGTATCGACCAGGCGTATCCGATGCTGGAAGCCATTAAGGCTGAGCTCTGCTGGAACCCGCGTCTGAAGATGGATTTTCCCGAAGCGTGTGGGGCTGGCCGTGTCTGGCAGATGGGTACCATCCTGACCGCCACCGACATCAAGGTGCAGGTTGCCGGCAGCGGTAAAAAGCTGCGCGGCCTGCGTCATGGTCCGTATCGTCCCGATCTGGCTGTACTGGATGATATCGAGAACGATGAGCTGGTCCGCAACCCGGACCAGCGCGACAAGCTGGATAACTGGCTGAAAAAGACCGTCCTGCCGCTGGGTGGCGCGGGGGCCAAGTTCGATGTGATCTACATCGGGACTATTCTGCATTACGACTCGGTGCTGTCACGCACCCTGAAGAATCCCCTGTGGAAACGTAAACGCTTTAAAGCGCTGATCACCTGGCCGTCAGACATGACACTGTGGGATAAGTGGGAAGAAGTCCTGCGTAACAATGACGAGGACGGCGAGCTGCTGGCCCGGGCGTTCTACGATGAACATCGGGAGGCAATGGAAGCCGGCGCGGTAGTTTCCTGGTCAGCGCGGCCACTCTATACCCTGATGTTGATCCGCGCCCGTGACGGTCACAGCACCTTCGACAGTGAATACCAGAATGACCCGGTCAGCGGCGATGATGCGCCGTTCGCCACCTGTATCTCCTTCTGGGTTAACCGGCTGAAGGAATGGTCATTCTTTGGCAGCATCGACCCCAGCCTGGGTAAGAACGGCAATTCCCGCGACCCGTCGGCGATCCTGGTTGGCGGGTTTAACCGGATGACCGGAGTCCTGGATGTCGTCGAAGCCCGCATCAAAAAGCGTCTGCCGAGCGTGATTATCAGCGACACCATCGCGCTACAGCGCGAATACGGATGCCTGTGCTGGTCGGTTGAGGCGGTCCAGTTTCAGGAGTTCCTGCGTACCGAGCTGGTCCGACAGTCGGCAGAACTCGGGGTCCCGGTACCGGCGATGCCGGTTATTCCGCACTCGGACAAAATCCTGCGTATCGAGTCGCTGCAGCCCTACGTGTTCAACCAACTAATTCGGCTCAGCCCGACTCAGGTCACCCTGATAGAGCAGCTCCGCCATTTTCCGATGGCAGACCATGACGATGGCCCGGATGCCCTGCATATGCTCTGGGCGCTGTGCAATTCCTTTGGGACGCGCGACGGTTTCCGCCACGTTCCTCGCCGGCAGGACGATGACAGAGATGATGACAACAGACATTCAGGCCAGCAGCGCCAGCGTTCCCGCTCGCGCTTTGGTAACGGAGGATGGTAATGGGCAAGATAGTTGATCAGTGGGGCCGCCCATTTGATAAGGCGGTAACCAAAGCGCCGCAGACAGCACGGATGATTCAGCTTAACAGCACGTATCCCGATCACCCGTCGCGGGGGCTGACGATTCGCCGTCTGCCCCGGCTACTGCAGGAAGCCGAGCAAGGTTATCTTTCCGCGCAGGCAGACCTTTTTGACGATATGGTTGAAAAGGACGGCCATATTTTCTCGGAGATGGCCAAGCGTAAGAATGCGCTGCTGGGTCTCGACTGGAGCATCGAGCCGCGCCGTAACGCGACAGCTGAAGAGAAGAACCTCGCGGCGATGGTTCAGGAGTGGTTCGACTCACTGGATAATCTGGAAGATATCATCCTGCAGGCAGCGGACGCGATCGGGCATGGTTTCAGCTGTCAGGAGCTGGAGTGGGAGCTTGAAGAGAATGTCTGGCTACCCAGCGAAGCCCACCTGCGGCCGCATCGTTGGTTCCAGGCTCGCCCCGACCGTGGCGATATTATCCGCCTGAATGATGGCAGCATCGAGGGTGCCGAGCTGATGCCGTTCGGCTGGATGGTACATAAGCATAACGCGAAAACAGGCTTTACCGGTCAGTCTGGCCTGTATCGCGTGCTGGTCTGGCCGTACCTGTTCAAGAACTTTGCGGTTCGTGATCTGGCGGAGTTTCTGGAGATTTATGGTCTGCCGGCACGAGTCGGTAAATATATGGCCGGCGCAACGGACCAGGACAAAGACGCTCTGTTCGAAGCGCTGGTCACCCTGGGCCATAACGCGGCCGGTATTATTCCGCAGGGTACTGATATTGACTTCAAATCGGCAGCATCCGGCCAGGCCGACCCGTTCGTCGCGATGATGGACTGGTGTGAACGCACCGAATCCAAAGTCATTCTCGGGGCCACGCTTACCAGCCAGGCCGATGGCAAGACCTCCACCAATGCGCTGGGTAACGTCCATAACGACGTCCGCCACGATATCCTGGTCGCGGATGCCCGCCAGCTGGAGGGTTTCTTCCGCAACATGATTGATATGTTGCTGCGGATTAACGGGTATGAGGTTTCACGCCGCAAGCTGCCTAAACTGGTATTTGATACCCGGGATATCGAAGATATCGAAACCTTCTCTGCAGGGGTGAAAAACCTGGTGGAATCGGGTGTGAAAACCATTCCGGCATCCTGGGTGCATACAAAGCTGGGTATTCCTGTTCCCCAGAAAGATGAGGCCGTACTGGTGGCCCCGGCCCAGACCGGCACACCGTTACCCGTTGCACTGAGTCAGCGGTTCCGGCGCATTGCTGCCCTGACCACCGCCGCAGAGCTGTCAGACCCGGCGCAGGAGGCGCTGGATAACGGCCGTCCGGTGCCGGAGAAGATCGCCGCCGCCATGCAGAACCTCATTGCGCCGCTGGTCGCTGCCCTGCAGGATGGCCGCCTGCCTGATGAGGCTATGGATATTATTGCCGGCAGTTACCCGGATCTGGACGACAGCGAGCTGGTGACCCTGCTGGAGCAGGCGCTTTTTGTCGCGGACGTATGGGGGCGGCTGAATTCCGATGCCTGACAGCGTTGACCTGAGCTATGCGATTGGCCTGAAGCCGGCGCAGGCCATCGAGTATTTCCAGTCCAAGGGCTACACCATAGGCTTTAACTGGCATGAGGTGGAGGCGCGGGCGCACGCGACGGCGTTCACCGTCGCCGGCATCCTTCGCCAGGATATCCTGCAGGACGTTCGCGCAGGACTGCAGGACTCACTGGACAACGGGTTGACGCTGGAACAGTTCCGCCGGCAGATGACGCAGAAGCTGACGCAGAAAGGCTGGCTGGCCGATAAGGCGAAGCTGGTCGCCGATGAGGATGGCGTACTGGAGGGCAAGCAGTTAACCCCGCGCCGGCTACGCACCATCTTTGAAACCAATATGCAGTCCTCCTATGGTGCCGGCCGCTACGCCCAGCAGATGGAGAACGCCGCCGACCGCCCGTACTGGACGCGCGTGGCGGTCATGGACCTGCGCACACGGCCCGCACACGCGGCGCTGAACGGACTGACGGCCCGTTATGACGATCCCATCTGGCAGTTTGCCTATCCGCCCGATGGCTGGGGATGCCGCTGCCGCGTCCGGGCACGTTCGCAAAACGATATCGACAGCAAAAGCATCTCCGTCTGGTCGAGCGAGGGGCATCTGGAAACCGTGCAGCAGGCATGGGGGCCGCAGGATACCCGCGAGGTGCAGGCGTTCCGCTACAACGGCCAGCTCTATACCCCTGATGCCGGCTTTGGCCACAATCCGGGTCAGGGCTGGCTGGCTGGTCTCGGTCAACGCCTGATGGACCGCTCAACCACAGCACCACCACAGATGGCCGCGCTGGCTGTTCAGCACACACTTTCGGAGCCGCAGCTGCTTGACGCGATCACGTCCGACATGCGCCGCTTCGTGAACCAGTCGCTGCTGCGTGAGCCCGCCGGTGCTTTCCGTCATGCCGGCGCACTCAGTACCCGCACGCTTGATGCGCTGGCCGGTCGTGGCCGAATGCCCGACGCCGCAGTGATGACGGTGACCGACAGCGCGGTGGTACAGTCACCCGGGCCGCTCTGGGAGCTGTTGCCGGCACAGCTGCGCCAGCCTGCAGCGGTACTGGCTGATGGTGACGATCTGCTTTATGTCATCCGCAATGGCGAGTCACTCCACCAGGTGCGGGCCGTTCCCGGGCAGAACGCTGCCGGTTACACGCTGCAGTTACCGGACGGCGGCGCAGAACTGACACCGACGTCCCTGCAGTCGCTGGCTGAATTACCGTTACTGGAGGGCGCGTTAAATGGCCTATGAAATCGTTTTTGACGTCACCGACTTTGAGCGCTCGCTGGGCGAGCTCATCAGGAGCTTTGAGGATCGTGCGCCACTGATGCGAATGCTGGCCGGGATGATGGAGGATGCCGTACAGGAGAACTTCGAGCAACAAGGCCGGCCTAAGTGGCTCGGATGGAGCCCACGTTATGCTAAGCGGCGGGGGCCAGGTCAGATACTGCAGCGGTCTGGTCGGCTGGCTTCGAGCATCGTTCAGTACAGCGACAACGATATGGCGACCGTCGGGACCAATGTCATCTATGCCGGCATTCACCAGTCGGGTGGTAAGATTAGCATCCCTGCCCGTAGCCAGCAGGCTTATTACCACCAGAACAAGGACGGCACCCTGAACAATCAGTTTGCCCGCAAGAGTAAAGCTAATTACGCAGAGTGGAATACCATCCCGGCGTATGAGATTAAAATGCCTGCCCGCCCGTTTCTTTTTCTGGCCGAATCCGACGTCAGCGCTATGGAAGAAAAATCGGCGAATTATTTCAGTCAGATCTACCGATAACCCGCGAAAACCAAAAACGCTCTGTAACGCATCACAGGGCGTTTCTTTGTCTTAAACGGAACGGAACTACCTTCAAAGGGTGTTCAGGCGTTTTTAAAAGCGGTTTAAAAGCGTTTAGCGCTATTGCCCTGCACCCTGACAGAGTGACATGATGTTGACGCGGTTCCTTCCTTTATATACCCACTGAAGTCCTTCAACTGAAATCGTCGCCGGCATCCCCGTAATGTCAGCGTCATGAAAACTCGTATCGCGTCACTCTCACAGGTTATCAACGCCGCCACTCGCGGCGTGATCCAGCTGTTACCGGCCGGCACCTTCCGTGCCGGCGATGGTCGCCCGGCTGAATGCCCTGACGGCTGGTTTATTGACGGCACTATCGCGGCCGCGCTTATCGCGGCGGCTGACGCCCGCCAGACCCCCTATGTCATCGACTACGAACACCAGACCCTGCGATCGGCGAAGAACGGTCTGCCGGCTCCGGCTTCCGGCTGGTTCAAAAAGCTGGAATGGCGCGAGGGTGTGGGTCTGTTCGCGGTCGATGTCGAATGGACTGAGGCCGCCGCCGCCGCTATCGACGCCGGCGAATACAAATTTATTTCCCCCGTATTTTTGTACGACACCAGTGGTCTGGTCACCACGTTAATCAACGCGGCCCTGACCAATACGCCCGCCCTGGACGGTATGGATGAGGCGATGCTTGCCGCCGCGTCTCTGCTGGCCATCAATTCAACTGAGGATTCAACAATGGAAGATTTACTGGAGCAGCTCCGCTGGTTTCTGGGACTGCCGCTTTCGTCAACGGAAGCCGACATTTTAAACGAGCTGCAGAAGCTCATTAACAAAATTAAGGCTTCGGACAGCCAGGCTGCCGCCGGTCTTGCCTGGATTAATGGGCTGGAAGCCAGCGTCGCTGCGCTGACATCTCAGGTTGAAACTCCGGACCCGTCCCGCTGGGTCTCTGTTGAAGTCATGAATCAGGCTATCGAGCAGGCCCGCGCCTCTGGTGAAGAGCAGATTGCACAGCTGACGAACCAGCAGTCCGCTGACCTGATTCAGGCTGCATTGTCTGACGGCCGTCTGTTGCCGGCGCAAAAAGGATGGGCGGAGGCGTTGGCCAAATCCAGCCCCGACAAACTCCGTGATCATCTGAGTAAGCAGCCTCGCATCGCCGCGCTGACGACTACTCAGACTGGTGGCCGTGCTCCTGCAGGTCAGCCATCCCGCACTATTTCCGCCCCGGACGATGAGCTGAATCCGGCGATGCTCAGCATCATGGGGCTTGATCCGAACAACTTTAAAGAGGAATCCGGCAATGCCTGATCGTAACACTCCCTGGCGTAACGGCGATCTGGTCGCCGTGCCTGTGGCTGCGGCCACGATGATTTATGGCGGACACCTGGTCGGCGTTAACGCCAGTGGTCTGGCCGTTCCGGGGGCAGCCACTGCGACCCTGACCATCTTCGGCGTCTCCGATGAGTATGCCGATAACACTGCCGGCGCGGCCGGGGCGACGTCTGTTCTCGTGCGTCGAGGTAAGGCGTGGAAGCTGGCGAACCTGTCCGGGGACGCCGTAACCCAGGCAGATGTCGGTAAGTCCTGTTATGTCGCCGACAGTATCACCGTGGCAAAAACCAGCAACACCGATGCACGACCGGTGGCCGGTAAAGTTATTGCCGTCGAGTCCGACGGCGTCTGGGTTGAAATTTAAGGAGAGCAGCCGTGATTGTTAACAAGCAGAACCTGAAAACCATTTTTATCGGTCTCAAGAAGACCTTTCAGAATGCGTTTGATCAGACGCCAAACGACTGGCAGCAGATTGCGATGGTCGTGCCGTCCACCACCAAAGAAGAAAACTACGCCTGGCTTTCGCGCTTCCCGAAAATGCGCGAGTGGATTGGTGAAAAAGTGGTGAAAGCCCTTGAAGGCTTCAGCTACACCATCCGTAACAAAGACTGGGAAGCGACCATTGAGGTCGAGCGTAACGACATCGAAGACGACACTATGCTGGGCTATGCACAGCAGGCACAGGGCGCGGGCCAGTCGGCAGCAGAACTGCCGGCCGATATCATCGGGCGACTGATGAGTGGTGGTTTCACCAACCTTTGCTATGACGGTCAGTATTTCTTCGATACCGATCATCCGGTGGGTAAAAACTCGGCTTCCAACAAAGGGACCAAAAAACTGTCTGCGGCGACGTTCGCAGCGGCTCAGGCATCCTACGGTGCCGGTCGTTCAGCGATGCGTGATTTCAAGGACGATGAAGGGGAAAGTCTGCGTATCAATCCTGGCGTACTGGTTGTCCCGCCGGCGCTGGAAGATACCGCCAACTACCTGATGACGGCTGACCGATTCCCGGATAACACGCCGAACATCTACAAGGGGACAGCGAAAGTACTGGTCTGGCCAGGGCTGGCGACGGATACCGAATGGTATCTCTTTGATACCACCAAGCCCGTCAAGCCGTTGGTCTACCAGGAGCGTAAAAAGCCGGTATTCGTTGAGCAGACGAATATGGACAGCGACGACGTTTTCCTTTTGAAGAAATACAAATTTGGTGCCGAAGCCCGCTCCAACGGCGGTTATGGCTTCTGGCAGATGGCTTTTGGTTCAACCGGGGTGGATGCATAAATGCCTGAAATTACGATTACCTCCAAGCGCGACGGGTTCCGTCGCTGTGGCGTGGCACACCGTGACGTGCCTGTGACCTGGCCGGATGGCAGTTTTACCGAAGAGCAGATCGCCATCCTGCGTGCCGAGCCTGCGCTGGTCGTGCATACCGGCGCGATCAGCGGCGATGATGACAAGCTGAAGGCCGCACTGGGACGCATTCAGGAGCTGGAGACCCAGCTGGAGGAAGTGACCACTGACCGCGATCGTCTGCAGGCAGCGCTGGCACTTCAGACGGCGAGCCTGTCACCGGAGGCGAAGGATAACGCTGCTGACGATACTGCAGCGGCTGAGTCTTCGGCTAAAGCGAAAAAGTAAGTGGAGCCAGCTATGTACGCAACCCGGGACGATATGGTCAGTCAGTTTGGTGAAACGGAATGTATCGCGCTTTCCGATCGTGACTATACCGGTGAGATTGACGACGACGTGCTGAACGGTGGCCTAGAACGGGCCACCGCCACCATCGACAGCTACCTTGCTGGCCGTTATCCGGTGCCATGGACCGATACGCCCGGGATCCTGACGGGTAAATGTTGCGATATCGCCCGGTACGAACTGACCGGCGCACAGACGCAGAACACGGAGGAGATACGTCAACGTTATGAAGACGCAATCAGGTATCTGGAGCGTGTGGCTGATGGCCGCATCACGCTGGGCCGTCTCCCGGATGGCTCAGTCGCTCAGGGCGGGAGTGTTTCCCGCTTTTCCTCGAATGGCCGGGTTTTCGGGCGCAGTGAAACGGATGGGGGTGCATTTTGATTATCACGCAAATCGAATCCGCCATTATCGACAGGCTCACCCGGGGGCTCGGCAAACTGGTCCGCGAGGTGCGTTCCTACAGTGGCGAACTCGATGGCGAACCTGCTGAGGTGGTTCGCCAGTTGCCGGGGGTATGGGTCACGTTTGGCGGTGTACAGGGTTCAGAGCTGCTGAGCACCGCCCGTAATAAGTGGCGTGATACCGGGCGTTTTGTGGTCATCGCGGGCGCGCGAAGCGTGCGCAGTGACCAGGCTACCCGGCACGGTGGGCCGTCATTCAACGAGGTCGGCTCCTACCAGCTGGTTTACGCCATACGCCGGCTGCTGGCGCGGCAGGATTTAGGGTTACCGATTGACCACCTGATGCCCGGCAAGGTGCGAACCCTGTTTAACACGCAGGTCCAGAAGGCCGCTATGTCCGTATTTGCCTGCGAGTTCGACACCCGTTTTGATTCTGAATCACTGCAAAATGGCCGCTTCCCGCTGGCTCCTGCAGACCTGCCGCCCGGCCATCCTGACCAGATTTTTGGCGAGTATGGCGGTGCAAGCAGCGAAGACGATCCGGCCTGGCTAACCACTGATTTGCAGTATTTCCTGAACGGCCGGGAGCCGTTCGCTGCTGAGGACATTATTCATCATGAAAGTTAAAGCCCGTGAAGGGATCCGAGTACCGCGCGAGGATAACCCCCGCCGCTACATCGAGCAGGAGCCTGTAGAGGTTCCCGGGAGCACCTATTACCAGCGCCGTCTTAACGAGGGCGACCTGGTCGAAGTGACTGAAGCGACTACCGGCAAAGGAACTAAATAATGTCCAGCCCGAATATTTCTTTCGACAATATCCCGTCGAGCATCCGCAAGCCGGGGCAGTATTTCGAGTTCAACACGCGACTTGCGGTACGCACGTTGCCGGCGAATGCGCAGAAGGTACTGATTGTCGCCCCGATGCTCGCCAGCGGTAGCCTTGATCCGCTTGTGGCTACCAGTGTCTTCAGCGGCGATGAGGCTGCGGTTTACTTTGGCTACGGGTCCGTTGCGCACCTTATGGTCGTGACGGCCATTAGCACCTATGCCTATCTTGACCTGACCGTTATCGGTGTCAGCGATGCGAGCGCAGGCGTTGCCGCCGCCGGTACGCTGACCATCACAGGGCCTGCCAGTTCGCAGGGCGTTGTCAGCCTGTGGGTCGGTAAAACCCGTGTGGATGTGGCCGTCAGTGCGGCAGACACTGCAACGGCCATCGCCGCAGCAATGAAAACTGCGATCGACAATCAGCCGGAACTGCCAGTTACTGCTGCAGTGGCTGCTGGTGTCCTTACGCTGACCGCGAAGAACAAAGGTACCGCCGGCAACGATATTCGCCTGCGTGCACAGACCAGCGCGTCAGGTACGACGACTGCCATCGTTGCGATGGCCAGCGGAGCGACTGACCCGGATATCGCGCCGGCGCTGGCGAACGTCGTGGCTGCAGGTCACAACATCATCATCAGTCCGTTCTGCACCCAGGCAACACTGACGGCACTGCGTACCCATCTGGATTTTGTTTCCGGCCCGATGGAGCAACGTGGCGCGGTGGGCG includes these proteins:
- a CDS encoding phage tail sheath C-terminal domain-containing protein, translated to MSSPNISFDNIPSSIRKPGQYFEFNTRLAVRTLPANAQKVLIVAPMLASGSLDPLVATSVFSGDEAAVYFGYGSVAHLMVVTAISTYAYLDLTVIGVSDASAGVAAAGTLTITGPASSQGVVSLWVGKTRVDVAVSAADTATAIAAAMKTAIDNQPELPVTAAVAAGVLTLTAKNKGTAGNDIRLRAQTSASGTTTAIVAMASGATDPDIAPALANVVAAGHNIIISPFCTQATLTALRTHLDFVSGPMEQRGAVGVAGWSGTLAAGTTLASQINSGRITVGWHNGSVMLPAEIAAAYGARIASEEDPARPLNTLTLALDVTDLASRPGRTEQENALHNGLTPFEVGSGETVQIVRAITTYTRNASGVDDVSLLDLTTIRTLDYVRKACRERIALRFPREKLSTRTPPLVRSELYDVLLKLEELEIIEEVDANKDALIVERDSQDVNRLNARIPSDVVNGLHVFAGRIDLLL